Genomic window (Pseudomonas sp. L5B5):
GCATCTGGGGGCTGATCAGCGATGCCAGCCTGTTGGTCAAGGCGGTGATGCTGACCTTGCTCCTGGCGTCCTTGCTCAGCTGGTACCTGATCATCCAGCGTGGCGCCGTGCTGCGCGGTCGTGAGCAGCGCTTCAAGGATTTCATCCAGCGCTTTCGCGTCGCCCCCGAGTTGTTGCCGCTGTACCGCGAAGTGGCCAAGAGCAGCGATGCCGAAGGCGGCGTGGAGCCGATCTTTGCCGCCGGCTACCAGGAATTCGACCACCTGCGCGGCCAGCCAGGCAGTGCCGGCGAAGGTGTGCTGGAAGGTGTGGAGCGGGCCTTGTACGTGGCCATCAGCGAGCAGGAAACCCGCCTGGAAAAGGGCCTGCAGTTTCTGGCCACCGTGGGTTCGGTGAGCCCCTATATCGGCCTGTTCGGTACTGTGTGGGGAATCATGAATTCCTTCCTCGGCCTGTCCCAGGTGCAGCAGGCGACCCTGTCCACCGTGGCCCCGGGCATTGCCGAGGCGCTGATCGCCACCGCCATCGGGTTGTTCGCGGCGATTCCCGCG
Coding sequences:
- the tolQ gene encoding protein TolQ, translating into MQATLEHMSIWGLISDASLLVKAVMLTLLLASLLSWYLIIQRGAVLRGREQRFKDFIQRFRVAPELLPLYREVAKSSDAEGGVEPIFAAGYQEFDHLRGQPGSAGEGVLEGVERALYVAISEQETRLEKGLQFLATVGSVSPYIGLFGTVWGIMNSFLGLSQVQQATLSTVAPGIAEALIATAIGLFAAIPAVIAYNRFSARSQTLLTRYYAFGNELQVRLHRTLQGTPSHLAVAA